A window of the Theileria parva strain Muguga chromosome 2, complete sequence, whole genome shotgun sequence genome harbors these coding sequences:
- a CDS encoding putative integral membrane protein has protein sequence MLSGYYLGHVLMLTNVIPLSISYFIHLLVPMSNCLRNNSTQFGIFNSNHKSVVDLEVQVSS, from the coding sequence ATGTTGTCAGGATACTACTTAGGTCATGTACTGATGTTAACTAATGTTATTCCTTTGTCCATCAGTTACTTCATCCATCTATTGGTACCAATGAGTAATTGTTTGAGGAATAACTCAACTCAatttggtatttttaattcgAATCATAAGTCAGTTGTTGATTTAGAGGTTCAAGTAAGTAGTTAA